The genomic stretch GCGAGGGCCGCGCCGACCTTCGCCACTGTCACCGACACGGGCGTCGTCACCTCCGGGGCGAAGATGGCCACGCGGAGCTCCTCGAAGGCCCACCGCAGCTCCCGCGCCGCCTCCTGGTCACGCACGGTGGCGCGCCTGGCGAGGAAGGTCTCCCACAGGGGGGTGAAGGGCTCGGCCTTCCCTGCGTCCATTCATACGGCAACGAGCACACCACAACCCTCTACTATGGGCAGCCGGGCCGCCATCCGCCGGGGTCCTCCGTCAAGATCCTGTACAACCGGTACGACCCGGCCCGTACCTCGCGTTACGGGTTCGCGGATCAGCTCTGGGTCATGCCGGGCGCCTTTCTGTT from Archangium lipolyticum encodes the following:
- a CDS encoding DUF3418 domain-containing protein gives rise to the protein MDAGKAEPFTPLWETFLARRATVRDQEAARELRWAFEELRVAIFAPEVTTPVSVTVAKVGAALAALR